Proteins encoded within one genomic window of Candidatus Limnocylindria bacterium:
- a CDS encoding LacI family DNA-binding transcriptional regulator, translating to MAARRVTITDVARAANVHASTVSRVLNGRAELSLLPETRERVIAAATRLGYRPSALARGLRLRRTFTLGMLVPDITNPVFPPIIKGVEGAAHARGYHLILCNTDDSFEREASYLRVLREWRVDGMLIASSSTADSTLGELRREKFPFVLLNSASRASDDLAVAPDNRQGVTAALEHLIQLGHRRIGLIAAPQTTMTGQERLLAARATLRRHRLAQEDALVSVADSFSEASGYRATRRLLLDGEPPTAIFGANDLIALGAIRLAREIGLNVPRDLSVVGFNDIPQSELFDPPLTTVHIPQEEMGVLAAALLIDHLEGRHIDRRQVVLQTQLEVRGSTATPAAASTAAMRTA from the coding sequence TTGGCGGCTAGGCGGGTCACGATCACTGACGTCGCGCGGGCTGCGAACGTCCACGCCTCGACGGTTTCGCGAGTCCTCAACGGGCGAGCCGAGCTGAGCCTGCTCCCTGAGACGCGAGAGCGTGTCATCGCCGCCGCCACGCGTCTCGGCTACCGTCCGTCCGCGCTGGCCCGCGGCCTACGGCTTCGGCGGACGTTCACCCTTGGCATGCTCGTGCCCGACATCACCAACCCCGTCTTCCCACCGATCATCAAGGGCGTCGAGGGCGCGGCCCACGCTCGCGGCTATCACCTGATCCTCTGCAACACCGACGATTCCTTCGAGCGCGAAGCCAGCTACCTGCGGGTCCTGCGCGAGTGGCGCGTGGACGGGATGCTCATCGCCTCCAGCTCGACGGCAGACTCGACGCTCGGCGAGCTGCGTCGCGAGAAGTTCCCCTTCGTCCTCCTCAACAGCGCGTCGCGCGCGAGCGACGACCTGGCGGTCGCTCCCGACAACCGCCAGGGCGTAACGGCCGCGCTCGAGCACCTGATCCAGCTCGGCCACCGCCGCATCGGACTCATCGCCGCACCGCAGACCACGATGACGGGCCAGGAGCGACTGCTCGCGGCGCGCGCCACGCTGCGACGTCACCGCCTCGCGCAGGAGGACGCGCTCGTCTCGGTCGCGGATTCGTTCTCGGAGGCGTCGGGCTATCGCGCCACGCGGCGCCTGCTGCTGGATGGTGAGCCGCCGACGGCGATCTTCGGCGCGAACGATCTCATCGCGCTGGGCGCGATCCGCCTCGCGCGAGAGATCGGGCTGAACGTCCCGCGCGATCTGTCGGTCGTCGGTTTCAACGACATCCCGCAGTCCGAGCTGTTCGACCCGCCGCTGACGACCGTCCACATACCTCAGGAGGAGATGGGAGTGCTCGCCGCCGCGCTCCTCATCGATCACCTGGAGGGAAGGCACATCGACCGAAGGCAGGTCGTGCTCCAGACGCAGCTCGAGGTCCGCGGCTCGACCGCGACGCCGGCCGCGGCCTCGACGGCCGCGATGAGGACCGCCTAG
- a CDS encoding Crp/Fnr family transcriptional regulator — MDLMTVARSLSDCLPVNELTDAQLQELLAQAKLRRFERDEVIYHRGDPARDLHIVVEGMVKHVREDIEGREVLLWVLERGGVLGQQAIFGRSRPTTVIATTDVVTIQLLGETCARMLERNPRILYRAFEMFEARLEKLTQALEDVMLLDVPSRLAKYILDSGDGQPDPHALTLTQDELAAAVGSTRVTINKVLADFEHRGLIRVARRHIDVLAPDRLRKEIHG; from the coding sequence ATGGACCTGATGACCGTCGCGCGGAGCCTGTCGGACTGCCTGCCGGTGAACGAGCTCACCGATGCGCAGCTCCAGGAGCTGCTCGCGCAGGCGAAGCTGCGGCGTTTCGAGCGGGATGAGGTCATCTACCACCGCGGCGACCCAGCGCGCGATCTCCACATCGTTGTCGAGGGCATGGTCAAGCACGTGCGCGAAGACATCGAAGGCCGCGAGGTGCTGCTGTGGGTGCTGGAGCGCGGAGGCGTGCTCGGCCAGCAGGCGATCTTCGGGCGAAGCCGGCCGACGACCGTCATCGCGACGACCGATGTGGTGACGATCCAGCTGCTCGGCGAGACCTGCGCGCGCATGCTCGAACGGAACCCGCGGATCCTGTACCGGGCCTTCGAGATGTTCGAGGCACGCCTCGAGAAGCTCACGCAAGCACTCGAAGACGTGATGCTCCTCGACGTTCCGAGCCGCCTCGCGAAATACATACTCGACTCGGGCGACGGGCAGCCGGACCCCCACGCGCTCACGCTCACGCAGGACGAGCTCGCCGCTGCTGTGGGCTCGACGCGCGTGACGATCAACAAAGTGCTCGCCGATTTCGAGCACCGCGGGTTGATCCGCGTCGCTCGGCGCCACATCGACGTGCTGGCGCCCGATCGGCTGCGCAAGGAGATCCACGGCTAG
- a CDS encoding ABC transporter ATP-binding protein, with product MSAQTARISVERATKRFSSGGLTVFDGLDLAVRDKEALCILGPSGCGKTTLLRSMHGLIPLDGGRILIDDAVVSAPRRNVAMVFQHFGLMPWKRVRENVAYGLELAGLPKATIDERVERNIEMVGLRGFERSYPNQLSGGMQQRAGLARALALEPDILLMDEPFGSLDALTREILQDELLRIYQLAPRTMVFITHSIEEAIAMGDRILVLSSRPARVRELLQVDIPRPRTVESVIAHPRFVPLRDHCWRLLRERAA from the coding sequence GTGAGCGCGCAGACCGCGCGGATCTCGGTGGAGCGCGCGACGAAGCGATTCAGCTCGGGCGGCCTCACCGTCTTCGACGGACTCGACCTCGCCGTGCGCGACAAGGAGGCCCTCTGCATCCTCGGTCCCTCGGGCTGTGGCAAGACCACGCTCCTACGGAGCATGCACGGCCTCATCCCGCTCGACGGTGGCCGCATCCTGATCGATGACGCCGTGGTGAGCGCGCCGCGCCGGAACGTCGCGATGGTGTTCCAGCATTTCGGGCTCATGCCCTGGAAGCGCGTGCGCGAGAACGTGGCGTACGGGCTCGAGCTCGCCGGCCTGCCGAAGGCGACCATCGACGAACGGGTCGAGCGCAACATCGAGATGGTCGGGCTGCGCGGCTTCGAGAGGTCGTACCCGAACCAGCTCTCGGGCGGGATGCAGCAGCGCGCGGGCCTTGCACGCGCGCTCGCGCTCGAACCGGACATCCTCCTCATGGACGAGCCCTTCGGCTCGCTCGACGCCCTCACGCGCGAGATCCTGCAGGACGAGCTGCTGCGCATCTACCAACTCGCGCCGCGGACGATGGTCTTCATCACGCACTCCATCGAAGAGGCGATCGCGATGGGCGATCGCATCCTGGTCCTGTCCTCGCGGCCCGCGCGCGTTCGGGAGCTCCTGCAGGTCGACATCCCGCGGCCGCGCACCGTCGAGAGCGTCATCGCGCACCCTCGCTTCGTGCCGCTCCGCGACCACTGCTGGCGCCTCCTTCGAGAGCGGGCGGCATGA
- a CDS encoding ABC transporter permease: MTFHQVGVEVEEQRTSVARASRWRRLRPGDWAVRLGAIAVILGVWEFYGPTLNKLILRPPSDIFRAFFELVANGELAEAMGQSFRELFGGLAVALVLGLVLGIASGRWRFVYNAIDPLVSALYSVPAVALVPLIAVAFKSIGDPPRIATVALFAIFPILINTQQGVRNVDRELLEVARSFNTSERRLWTDVIIPSATPYVLAGVRLAIGRGLIGMIVAEFFIGLVGLGYLIISYENVFRIDRMFVPVIVVAAMGVLMMGFVQWLEGRIAPWLRKEQ; encoded by the coding sequence ATGACCTTCCATCAGGTCGGGGTCGAGGTCGAGGAGCAGCGCACATCAGTTGCGCGTGCCAGCCGCTGGCGCCGGCTGCGTCCTGGGGATTGGGCGGTGCGTCTTGGCGCGATCGCGGTGATCCTCGGGGTTTGGGAGTTCTACGGGCCGACGCTCAACAAGCTCATCCTGCGTCCGCCGTCGGACATCTTCCGCGCGTTCTTCGAGCTGGTCGCGAACGGCGAGCTCGCGGAGGCGATGGGGCAGAGCTTTCGTGAGCTGTTCGGCGGCCTGGCGGTGGCCTTGGTGCTCGGGCTCGTCCTCGGCATCGCGTCGGGCCGCTGGCGCTTCGTCTACAACGCCATCGATCCGCTCGTGTCGGCGCTTTACTCCGTACCGGCCGTCGCGCTCGTGCCGCTCATCGCGGTCGCGTTCAAGTCGATCGGCGACCCGCCTCGCATCGCAACGGTCGCGCTCTTCGCGATCTTCCCGATCCTCATCAATACGCAGCAGGGCGTGCGCAACGTAGACCGCGAGCTGCTTGAGGTGGCGCGTTCGTTCAACACCAGCGAGCGACGTTTGTGGACCGACGTGATCATCCCTTCCGCGACGCCGTACGTGCTGGCAGGGGTCCGGCTCGCGATCGGCCGCGGACTGATCGGCATGATCGTCGCCGAGTTCTTCATCGGCCTCGTCGGGCTTGGCTATCTGATCATCTCGTACGAGAACGTCTTCCGCATCGATCGCATGTTCGTGCCGGTCATCGTCGTCGCGGCGATGGGCGTTCTGATGATGGGTTTCGTGCAGTGGCTCGAGGGTCGCATCGCACCGTGGTTGAGGAAAGAGCAATGA
- a CDS encoding NAD-dependent succinate-semialdehyde dehydrogenase produces the protein MSTTLSPITSVNPATEEVLARFDPFTTEEVDRAIDDAQDAFIAWRERSIAERATAMRRLAGLLRERADRYGRLITIEMGKPIAEAKAELEKCAWGAEHYADNAARYLADEVIETSAQRSIVAFEPLGIVLAVMPWNFPFWQVIRFAAPALMAGNAAVLKHASNVPQCALAVEEVIRDAGFPEGLLRTVLVAGSAVEPVIADPRIRAVTLTGSSDTGSRIAALAGRALKKCVLELGGSDPYIVLADADLDAAAKVGARARNQNNGQSCIAAKRFIAVESVARDFERRFAAEVAALRVGDPLDPKTQIGPLARADLREQLELQVTESVRMGARVLTGGERGTGKGWFYQPTVLADVTEGMPVFKEETFGPVAAVLRVCDADEAVRVANDSAYGLGASVWTRDLARGEAVARKIESGSVFVNGMVASDPRLPFGGIKRSGYGRELSSYGIKEFVNIQTIWIGAGTQKPTGPQSE, from the coding sequence ATGAGCACCACGCTGTCGCCGATCACGAGCGTGAACCCCGCTACCGAGGAGGTCCTCGCGCGGTTCGATCCGTTCACGACCGAGGAGGTCGATCGCGCCATCGACGATGCGCAGGACGCCTTCATCGCCTGGCGCGAGCGATCCATCGCCGAGCGCGCGACAGCTATGCGGCGGCTCGCCGGCCTGCTTCGGGAGCGTGCCGATCGCTATGGCCGGCTCATCACCATCGAGATGGGGAAGCCCATCGCGGAGGCGAAGGCCGAGCTCGAGAAATGCGCCTGGGGCGCCGAGCATTACGCGGACAACGCCGCGCGCTATCTCGCCGACGAGGTCATCGAAACGAGCGCCCAGCGCAGCATCGTCGCCTTCGAACCGCTGGGCATCGTGCTCGCGGTCATGCCCTGGAATTTCCCGTTCTGGCAGGTGATCCGCTTCGCCGCGCCGGCGCTGATGGCCGGGAACGCCGCGGTGCTGAAGCACGCGTCGAACGTGCCGCAGTGCGCGCTCGCGGTCGAAGAGGTGATCCGCGACGCGGGCTTCCCCGAGGGGTTGCTGCGTACGGTGCTGGTCGCGGGCTCAGCGGTCGAGCCGGTCATCGCCGATCCCCGCATCCGCGCGGTCACGCTGACTGGAAGCTCCGACACCGGTTCGCGCATCGCCGCGCTCGCCGGGCGCGCGCTCAAGAAGTGCGTGCTCGAGCTCGGCGGCTCCGATCCGTACATCGTGCTGGCCGACGCCGATCTCGACGCGGCGGCGAAGGTCGGCGCCCGCGCGCGCAACCAGAACAACGGGCAGTCGTGCATCGCAGCCAAGCGCTTCATCGCGGTCGAGTCCGTCGCGCGCGACTTCGAGCGGCGCTTCGCCGCCGAGGTCGCGGCGCTTAGGGTCGGCGACCCGCTCGACCCCAAGACGCAGATCGGTCCGCTCGCGCGCGCGGACCTGCGTGAACAGCTCGAGCTCCAGGTGACTGAATCGGTGCGCATGGGCGCGCGCGTTCTCACCGGTGGCGAGCGCGGCACGGGCAAGGGCTGGTTTTACCAGCCGACCGTCCTTGCGGATGTCACCGAGGGCATGCCGGTGTTCAAAGAGGAGACCTTCGGGCCGGTCGCGGCGGTGCTCCGCGTCTGCGACGCTGACGAGGCTGTGCGCGTCGCGAACGATTCTGCCTACGGGCTCGGCGCGAGCGTCTGGACGCGCGATCTCGCGCGCGGCGAAGCGGTCGCGCGGAAGATCGAGTCCGGATCCGTCTTCGTGAACGGCATGGTCGCTTCGGACCCGCGGCTCCCGTTCGGCGGCATCAAGCGCAGCGGCTACGGCCGCGAGCTCTCGTCGTACGGGATCAAGGAATTCGTGAACATCCAAACGATCTGGATCGGCGCGGGAACGCAGAAGCCGACCGGGCCGCAGTCGGAATAA
- a CDS encoding acetolactate synthase large subunit, with product MVNAAQLLVRCLENEGVRYVFGIPGEETLDLNAALEDSDKIQFVLTRHEQAAAFMADVYGRLSSYPGVCLATLGPGATNLLTGVADAQLDRAPLVAITGQAGLERVHLESHQYIDVVQMFAPVTKWSTRVSVPESVPEVVRKAFRLARIEKPGATHIELPEDVAKEEVRSAPLEVRRTSYPKAQQEALDRAAEIINAAKAPVILAGNGVTRRQAVGNPTVDALRRFVQRSRIWATHTYMAKGVLDPLGQYSLPPVGLQRPGADLANLKMLADADVVIAVGYDLVEWAPVLWNPKRDKMVVHVDSTAAELDGHYQPSIEVIGELDESLNALSSMVRARPAETLSTRRAPSLVGTGSPAARGLSAGRALPPDLVVADLRDALGPDDIVVSDVGAHKVWLARLFPTERPNTVVISNGLASMGIALPGAIAAKLVHPERKVVAFSGDGGFLMNVQELETAKRLGTAIVVVVLVDERLGVIEVNEKRQFKRTFATQFGNPDFVKLAEAFGIAGYAVESGKDLLPMLRHALDLGGPALLAVPWDHEKNAQIADAMTYGRQPVTPG from the coding sequence ATGGTGAACGCCGCGCAGCTGCTCGTTCGCTGCCTCGAGAACGAGGGCGTGCGCTACGTATTCGGGATCCCGGGCGAGGAGACGCTGGACCTCAACGCGGCGCTCGAGGACAGCGACAAGATCCAGTTCGTGCTCACGCGACACGAGCAGGCCGCCGCCTTCATGGCCGACGTGTACGGACGGCTCTCGTCTTACCCCGGCGTGTGCCTGGCCACGCTCGGACCCGGCGCGACGAACCTCCTCACCGGCGTCGCCGATGCGCAGCTCGACCGCGCGCCGCTCGTTGCCATCACCGGACAGGCGGGCCTCGAGCGCGTGCACCTGGAGTCGCATCAGTACATCGACGTCGTCCAGATGTTCGCTCCGGTCACGAAGTGGAGCACTCGCGTCTCAGTGCCGGAATCGGTTCCCGAGGTCGTGCGCAAGGCGTTCCGGCTCGCGCGCATCGAGAAGCCGGGGGCGACGCACATCGAGCTCCCCGAGGACGTGGCGAAAGAGGAGGTGCGATCCGCGCCGCTGGAGGTGCGGCGGACGTCGTACCCAAAGGCGCAGCAGGAGGCGCTGGATCGGGCGGCGGAGATCATCAACGCGGCGAAGGCGCCTGTGATCCTCGCTGGCAACGGGGTCACGCGTCGCCAGGCCGTCGGCAATCCCACCGTCGACGCGCTACGACGCTTCGTCCAGCGGAGTCGCATCTGGGCGACTCACACGTACATGGCGAAAGGGGTCCTCGATCCCCTCGGACAGTATTCGCTGCCGCCGGTCGGTCTCCAGCGGCCGGGCGCCGACCTCGCGAACCTCAAGATGCTCGCCGATGCGGATGTCGTGATCGCGGTCGGCTACGACCTCGTCGAATGGGCGCCGGTCCTGTGGAACCCGAAGCGCGACAAGATGGTCGTGCACGTCGACAGCACCGCGGCCGAGCTGGATGGGCACTACCAACCGTCGATCGAGGTCATCGGCGAGCTCGACGAATCGCTGAATGCGCTGAGCTCGATGGTGCGCGCGCGACCGGCCGAAACCCTCTCCACGCGGCGCGCCCCGTCGCTCGTCGGGACGGGGTCCCCCGCTGCGCGGGGTCTCTCGGCCGGTCGCGCGCTTCCGCCCGATCTCGTCGTCGCTGATCTCCGCGATGCTCTTGGTCCGGACGACATCGTCGTGAGCGACGTGGGCGCGCACAAGGTCTGGCTCGCACGCTTGTTCCCGACGGAGCGTCCGAACACCGTCGTCATCTCCAACGGCCTCGCGTCGATGGGCATCGCGCTGCCTGGCGCGATCGCGGCGAAGCTCGTCCATCCCGAACGAAAGGTCGTTGCGTTCAGTGGTGACGGCGGGTTCTTGATGAACGTGCAGGAGCTCGAGACGGCCAAACGCCTCGGGACGGCGATCGTCGTTGTCGTTCTCGTCGATGAGCGTCTCGGGGTGATCGAGGTCAACGAGAAGCGGCAATTCAAGCGCACCTTCGCGACGCAGTTCGGCAACCCCGATTTCGTGAAGCTCGCGGAGGCGTTCGGCATCGCCGGGTACGCGGTGGAGAGCGGGAAGGATCTCCTACCGATGCTCCGTCACGCGCTCGATCTCGGCGGCCCAGCGCTGCTCGCGGTGCCCTGGGATCACGAAAAAAATGCGCAGATCGCGGACGCGATGACATACGGCAGGCAGCCGGTAACGCCGGGCTGA
- a CDS encoding LacI family DNA-binding transcriptional regulator yields MHDVARLAGVHPSTVSRALHRADLPLRAETRRKVLAAVERLEYRPSAIARGLRLQRTHALGMLVPDITNPFFPPIIRGAEEAAREHGYELVLCNTDDSPERETASLRMLREHQADGLLMATSRMADATVAALRRERFPFVLVNRGSRIPADLSVEVDNARAAEAVIAHLTSLGHRRIAHIAGPLSTTTGAERAGGYREAMKARGLPTDSSLLAEADAYSEPSGYEAASRLLRVSPTAIFAANDLLVIGALRAARDAGLRIPQDISLVGVNDIPLVGLIDPPLTTVRVPQWDMGQIAAGMLIAVLENKPVARRHVVLDTTLVIRGSTSVPSGARESTA; encoded by the coding sequence ATTCACGATGTCGCGCGCCTCGCCGGGGTGCATCCTTCGACCGTTTCGCGTGCGCTGCACCGCGCCGATCTGCCACTGCGTGCCGAGACGCGGCGCAAGGTGCTGGCCGCGGTGGAGCGCCTCGAGTACCGACCGTCGGCCATCGCGCGCGGCCTCCGGCTCCAGCGCACGCACGCGCTCGGCATGCTCGTGCCGGACATAACGAATCCCTTCTTCCCGCCGATCATCCGCGGCGCCGAGGAGGCCGCGCGCGAGCACGGCTACGAGCTCGTCTTGTGCAATACCGACGACTCCCCGGAGCGCGAGACCGCGTCGCTTCGGATGCTCCGCGAGCATCAGGCTGACGGCCTCCTCATGGCGACGAGCCGCATGGCCGACGCGACCGTCGCCGCGCTCCGCCGCGAGCGCTTCCCGTTCGTCCTCGTGAACCGCGGCTCGCGCATCCCGGCGGACCTTTCCGTGGAGGTCGACAACGCGCGCGCCGCCGAGGCCGTGATCGCGCACCTGACGAGCCTCGGCCACCGGAGGATCGCGCACATCGCGGGACCGCTGAGCACGACCACCGGCGCGGAGCGCGCGGGGGGCTACCGCGAAGCGATGAAGGCGCGCGGGCTGCCGACGGACTCCTCGCTGCTCGCGGAGGCCGATGCCTATTCCGAGCCGTCGGGCTATGAAGCGGCATCGCGCCTCCTGCGCGTGTCGCCGACCGCGATCTTCGCCGCGAACGACCTCCTCGTCATCGGCGCACTCCGTGCCGCACGCGACGCGGGGTTGCGCATCCCGCAGGACATCTCGCTCGTCGGCGTCAACGACATCCCGCTCGTCGGGCTGATCGACCCGCCACTCACGACCGTCCGTGTGCCGCAGTGGGATATGGGCCAGATCGCCGCCGGCATGCTCATCGCGGTGCTTGAGAACAAGCCGGTCGCGCGCCGGCACGTCGTGCTCGATACCACGCTCGTGATCCGTGGGTCGACTTCCGTGCCGTCCGGCGCTCGGGAGAGCACAGCGTGA